The Amycolatopsis mongoliensis genome includes a window with the following:
- a CDS encoding leucine-rich repeat domain-containing protein: MSRLEPLLAWLRTGTATAERRDFPTGTALPDGRLDLCKSALGPDDAARVTEALRPGVVKHLLLGTDGLGDGAADVAGQAVEREVETLYLGCNGITAGGVCRIADNLRMSPQAGKVTGVWLKRNPIGDGDAAAAIVASARSLRTLDLVQTDLDALGVASLVAAILTAAGAGRRIERLYLGGNPLGPAGAAHLAALLAADAVTELYVSAARLGDEGAHVVADALKPGSLRRISLASNGIGPKATARLVIAAARAGVEVCDLGRVKAARVLDAPDNRLDEAATTAIAAALAERPHGLRHLVLSNTGLGSQAAHRLLDGARRAATPTRFVLGKGVATGIRRRLDLASAAIPERLPVPADVAAVRSVHRGASDAAS; encoded by the coding sequence GTGAGCAGACTCGAACCCCTCCTGGCGTGGCTGCGCACCGGCACGGCCACCGCCGAACGCCGGGACTTCCCGACCGGCACCGCCCTGCCCGACGGCCGGCTCGACCTGTGCAAGTCGGCCCTCGGCCCGGACGACGCGGCCCGGGTGACGGAGGCGCTGCGGCCCGGCGTGGTCAAGCACCTCCTGCTGGGCACGGACGGCCTCGGCGACGGCGCGGCCGACGTCGCCGGGCAGGCCGTCGAGCGCGAGGTCGAGACGCTCTACCTCGGCTGCAACGGCATCACCGCGGGCGGTGTCTGCCGCATCGCCGACAACCTGCGGATGTCGCCGCAGGCCGGCAAGGTCACCGGCGTCTGGCTCAAGCGCAACCCGATCGGCGACGGGGACGCCGCGGCCGCGATCGTGGCGTCCGCCCGGTCGTTGCGCACGCTCGACCTGGTCCAGACCGACCTCGATGCCCTCGGCGTGGCGAGCCTGGTGGCGGCGATCCTCACCGCGGCCGGGGCCGGACGGCGTATCGAGCGGCTCTACCTCGGGGGCAACCCGCTCGGCCCGGCCGGCGCGGCCCACCTGGCCGCGCTGCTGGCCGCCGATGCGGTCACCGAGCTGTACGTGTCCGCGGCCCGGCTGGGCGACGAGGGTGCGCACGTCGTCGCCGACGCGCTCAAGCCCGGGAGCCTGCGCCGGATCTCCTTGGCCAGCAACGGAATCGGCCCGAAGGCGACGGCCAGGCTGGTCATCGCGGCGGCCCGGGCCGGCGTCGAAGTGTGCGATCTCGGGCGCGTGAAGGCCGCGAGGGTCCTCGACGCCCCGGACAACCGGCTGGACGAGGCCGCGACGACGGCCATCGCCGCCGCGCTCGCGGAGCGGCCGCATGGGCTGCGGCACCTGGTGCTCAGCAACACCGGTCTCGGCAGCCAGGCCGCCCACCGGCTGCTGGACGGCGCCCGGCGCGCGGCCACGCCCACCCGGTTCGTGCTCGGCAAGGGCGTCGCGACCGGCATCAGGCGCCGGCTCGACCTGGCGAGCGCCGCGATCCCCGAGCGGCTCCCGGTACCGGCCGACGTCGCCGCGGTGCGCAGCGTGCACCGCGGGGCTAGCGACGCAGCTTCGTGA
- a CDS encoding AAA family ATPase, producing the protein MTETVRRTWRPNATYPTAPEGGSRLADFIDAMIDIGQTGQVFGTHGIGKTATFFSHIAEAYPGTELVFVPAANLTPDDLLINAPVRENGEFVLRQLVMSQLRPGRPFVLLIDDSLQAAETVQSQLMQIACNWTLGEYDLRALGCVGVFLTDNESLAETSARRSDLAILDRMVTVRMTANDTAWRTTLAAHHRDWDLGPFFGVWNSLGPELRESLSPRTMEHILSLAREQFPLRWALPLVNGERLRLEETLGKKRVDRTAEILGRLADALGVRNPATVPDPVRQVLRAALRNRWSVLLQGPPGCGKTELVRETIRDGLGRDPLYFSLPVTNVEDLCAPIPTADGTLENLIARPFTGREPKAIVWDEYNRPKDKASFARLMEITQEWSLAGRPIENLRAQVAIQNPPYHLGRKLLVSRNNIAQATRFTASLLVEPADIPANEWLIRKYGGVAETVLEWWKHDIDDEGRGWITKRTIERLVKLHERGLPLELATIYLGDGEYAPVPLTALIDRLANRPVTGLTELARQAARWEERLRSESASVEGGNGGDIVHQVLANAELSQLRRHHDVVARLVALLPPKLRATYLVGVNEDRQRFWIDVFTKLRR; encoded by the coding sequence ATGACCGAGACCGTCCGCCGCACCTGGCGACCCAACGCGACCTATCCGACCGCCCCCGAAGGCGGGTCCCGGCTGGCCGACTTCATCGACGCGATGATCGACATCGGCCAGACCGGACAGGTCTTCGGCACCCACGGCATCGGCAAGACCGCGACGTTCTTCTCGCACATCGCCGAGGCGTACCCCGGCACCGAGCTGGTGTTCGTGCCCGCCGCCAACCTCACTCCGGACGACCTGCTGATCAACGCCCCGGTGCGGGAGAACGGCGAGTTCGTGCTGCGGCAGCTGGTGATGAGCCAGCTGCGGCCGGGCCGGCCGTTCGTGCTGCTGATCGACGACTCGCTGCAGGCGGCGGAGACCGTCCAGTCGCAGCTCATGCAGATCGCCTGCAACTGGACGCTGGGCGAGTACGACCTGCGCGCGCTCGGCTGTGTCGGTGTGTTCCTGACCGACAACGAGTCGCTCGCCGAGACTTCGGCGCGGCGCAGCGACCTCGCGATCCTCGACCGCATGGTCACCGTGCGGATGACCGCGAACGACACAGCGTGGCGCACGACGCTCGCGGCGCACCACCGCGACTGGGACCTGGGTCCGTTCTTCGGAGTGTGGAACTCGCTCGGGCCGGAGCTGCGCGAGTCGCTGTCGCCGCGGACGATGGAGCACATCCTGTCCCTCGCCCGTGAGCAGTTCCCGCTGCGCTGGGCGCTTCCGCTGGTCAACGGCGAGCGGCTGCGGCTCGAGGAGACCCTCGGCAAGAAACGCGTGGACCGCACCGCCGAGATCCTCGGCAGGCTTGCCGACGCGCTCGGCGTGCGCAACCCCGCCACCGTCCCGGATCCGGTCCGGCAGGTGCTGCGGGCCGCGCTGCGCAACCGCTGGAGCGTGCTGCTGCAGGGGCCGCCCGGCTGCGGCAAGACCGAGCTGGTGCGCGAGACGATCCGGGACGGGCTCGGCCGCGACCCGCTGTACTTCTCGTTGCCGGTGACCAATGTCGAGGACCTGTGCGCGCCGATCCCGACCGCGGACGGCACGCTGGAGAACCTGATCGCGCGGCCGTTCACCGGGCGCGAGCCGAAGGCGATCGTGTGGGACGAGTACAACCGCCCGAAGGACAAGGCGTCGTTCGCCCGGCTGATGGAGATCACCCAGGAGTGGTCGCTGGCCGGACGGCCGATCGAGAACCTCCGCGCCCAGGTGGCGATCCAGAACCCGCCCTACCACCTGGGACGCAAGCTCTTGGTGTCCCGCAACAACATCGCGCAGGCAACCCGGTTCACCGCGTCGCTGCTGGTCGAGCCGGCCGACATCCCGGCGAACGAGTGGCTGATCCGCAAGTACGGCGGCGTGGCGGAAACCGTCTTGGAGTGGTGGAAGCACGACATCGACGACGAAGGCCGGGGGTGGATCACCAAGCGGACCATCGAACGGCTCGTCAAGCTGCACGAGCGCGGCCTGCCCCTGGAGCTGGCGACGATCTACCTCGGCGACGGCGAGTACGCGCCGGTGCCGCTGACCGCGCTGATCGACCGGCTCGCCAACCGGCCGGTGACCGGGCTCACCGAACTGGCCCGCCAGGCGGCCCGGTGGGAGGAGCGGCTGCGGTCCGAGTCGGCGTCGGTCGAGGGCGGGAACGGCGGCGACATCGTGCACCAGGTGCTCGCGAACGCCGAACTGTCCCAGCTGCGCCGGCACCACGACGTCGTCGCGCGGCTGGTCGCGTTGCTGCCGCCCAAACTGCGCGCGACCTACCTGGTCGGGGTGAACGAGGACCGGCAGCGGTTCTGGATCGACGTCTTCACGAAGCTGCGTCGCTAG